Proteins co-encoded in one Brassica oleracea var. oleracea cultivar TO1000 chromosome C4, BOL, whole genome shotgun sequence genomic window:
- the LOC106337148 gene encoding uncharacterized protein LOC106337148 isoform X2, with protein MATRWLWEEPPIDLTALSLNLIQGSGVIQLNISNSERYHLNVANPNLKDVEVELDIDVKAVVYDTKEPPFYKCNFSNSACTFNTMPFVGTSIVLTSPAHRQEYYLEDKNGSSESPIKLDALHMPSSQVS; from the exons ATGGCCACTCGCTGGTTGTGGGAGGAACCTCCAATTGACCTGACCGCTCTCTCATTGAATCTGATTCAGG GGAGTGGTGTGATTCAACTGAACATAAGTAATTCTGAAAGGTATCATCTTAATGTGGCTAACCCCAACTTGAAGGACGTAGAG GTGGAACTGGATATTGATGTGAAGGCTGTCGTGTATGATACTAAAGAACCACCATTCTACAAGTGTAACTTCAGCAACAGCGCGTGCACATTCAATACAATGCCTTTTGTTGGAACTTCTATTGTTTTAACTTCACCAGCACATCGACAG GAGTATTATCTGGAGGACAAGAATGGTTCATCAGAATCTCCTATCAAGCTAGATGCACTTCATATGCCATCGTCACAG GTCTCGTGA
- the LOC106337148 gene encoding uncharacterized protein LOC106337148 isoform X1 — protein sequence MATRWLWEEPPIDLTALSLNLIQGSGVIQLNISNSERYHLNVANPNLKDVEVELDIDVKAVVYDTKEPPFYKCNFSNSACTFNTMPFVGTSIVLTSPAHRQFKEYYLEDKNGSSESPIKLDALHMPSSQVS from the exons ATGGCCACTCGCTGGTTGTGGGAGGAACCTCCAATTGACCTGACCGCTCTCTCATTGAATCTGATTCAGG GGAGTGGTGTGATTCAACTGAACATAAGTAATTCTGAAAGGTATCATCTTAATGTGGCTAACCCCAACTTGAAGGACGTAGAG GTGGAACTGGATATTGATGTGAAGGCTGTCGTGTATGATACTAAAGAACCACCATTCTACAAGTGTAACTTCAGCAACAGCGCGTGCACATTCAATACAATGCCTTTTGTTGGAACTTCTATTGTTTTAACTTCACCAGCACATCGACAG TTCAAGGAGTATTATCTGGAGGACAAGAATGGTTCATCAGAATCTCCTATCAAGCTAGATGCACTTCATATGCCATCGTCACAG GTCTCGTGA